Proteins from a genomic interval of Harpia harpyja isolate bHarHar1 chromosome 9, bHarHar1 primary haplotype, whole genome shotgun sequence:
- the SPIRE2 gene encoding LOW QUALITY PROTEIN: protein spire homolog 2 (The sequence of the model RefSeq protein was modified relative to this genomic sequence to represent the inferred CDS: deleted 1 base in 1 codon) yields MPCTPHPGDTRSFTPILHPASRAVPCRAVPYRAAPSPFGLPPPPPPRLPVGAPGGAGGGARRGRAAGAGAVRSTASLSAPLRSAPLRSAPLRSAPPPLTPTPPPPHPAPPGAPPARTAAAAAAAAAGGDGAMARAGGGAPRELSLEEVLKCYEQPLNEEQAWALCFQGCRAAAAAAAPPPPPLRTADIRLRGDGSVVLPAPPPELPPLLTPSAEAQMVQSLGFAIYRALDWGLDENEERELSPRLEQLIDLMTNSDSEDSGCGTADEGYGGQEEEEEGGEGPPRAVRTFGQAMRCCAARLADPAEAQAHYQAVCRALFAETVELKAFLAKIRDAKEMLQKLKEDEEAEERPAAELGNLRNTDWARLWVQLMRELRHGVKLKKVQEKQFNPLPTEYQLTPFEMLMQDIRARNYKLRKVMVDGDIPPRVKKDAHELILDFIRSRPPLKQASERRLRPLPQKQRTLHEKILEEIRQERKLRPVEAAYRGQKGYSSLPCIPHACSGRLASSSCLELCRPPASTAPARPRPRVLLKAPTLAEMEEMNISEEEDSPGTEVPLKRDRSFSEQDLAQLQSQLGGGQAAPQDPEPLQPEPRPRSGSVPASCHPLPDGSAPPRAALGAVEERPEDGSGAAPGTSSKHLWLDAVCPCREALPVAQGCSGPCFVPLRQQEFSHPVESLALTVEEMINVRRVLVKAEMEKFLQSKELYSSLRKGKVCCCCRAKFPLFSWPAACLFCKRSVCSSCSLKMKMPSKKLAHIPVYALGFESLPGSLLAKALPLRRRETFHSLPGTCWRRVEEEFPHIYAQGSVLRDVCSDCAGFVTDVICSSRRSVAVLNAAPCRAIKARSLYGDSWHK; encoded by the exons ATGCCCTGCACCCCACACCCTGGGGACACCCGGTCCTTCACCCCGATCCTGCACCCCGccagccgtgccgtgccgtgccgtgccgtaccGTACCGAGCCGCTCCGTCCCCCTTCGGTCTCCCGCCTCCTCCACCGCCTCGCCTCCCGGTGGGCgctcccggcggggcgggcggtggcgCAAGGCGTGGCCgagcggcgggcgcgggggcggTGCGATCCACCGCCAGCctctccgctccgctccgctccgctccgctccgctccgctccgctccgctccgctccgccgcctctcacccccactccccccccaccccaccccgcccctCCCGGGGCCCCGCCCGCCCgtacggcggcggcggcggcggcggcggcggccggcggggatGGGGCGAtggcgcgggcgggcggcggggccccgcgggAGCTGTCCCTGGAGGAGGTGCTGAAGTGTTACGAGCAGCCGCTGAACGAGGAGCAGGCCTGGGCCCTCTGCTTCCAGGgctgccgcgccgccgccgccgccgccgccccc ccgccccccccgctccGCACCGCCGACATTCGTCTCCGCGGTGACGGTAGCGTCGTCCTTCCCGCACCTCCGCCCG aGCTGCCCCCGCTGCTGACGCCCTCCGCCGAAGCCCAG ATGGTGCAGTCATTGGGCTTCGCCATCTACCGGGCGCTGGACTGGGGGCTGGATGAGAACGAGGAGCGGGAGCTGAGCCCGCGGCTGGAGCAACTCATCGACCTGATGACCAACAGCGACTCGGAGGACAGCGGCTGCGGCACGGCCGACGAGGGCtatggggggcaggaggaggaggaggaggggggcgaGGGGCCGCCGCGTGCCGTGCGCACCTTCGGCCAAGCCATGCGGTGCTGCGCCGCCCGCCTGGCTGACCCCGCCGAGGCCCAGGCGCACTACCAGGCCGTCTGCCGGGCGCTCTTCGCCGAGACCGTGGAGCTGAAAGCCTTCCTCGCCAAGATCCGGGATGCCAAGGAG atgctgcagaagctgaaggaggacGAGGAGGCGGAGGAGCGGCCGGCGGCGGAGCTGGGCAACCTGCGCAACACCGACTGG GCCCGGCTGTGGGTGCAGCTGATGCGGGAGCTGCGGCACGGCGTGAAGCTGAAGAAGGTGCAGGAGAAGCAGTTCAACCCCCTCCCCACCGAGTACCAGCTCACCCCCTTCGAGATGCTCATGCAGGACATCCGCGCCCGCAACTACAAACTCCGCAAGGTCATG GTGGACGGAGACATCCCCCCCCGAGTGAAGAAGGATGCCCACGAGCTCATCCTCGATTTTATCCGCTCCCGGCCCCCGCTGAAGCAG GCGTCGGAGCGGCGGCTGCGGCCCCTGCCCCAGAAGCAGAGGACGCTCCACGAGAAGATCCTAGAGGAGATCAGGCAGGAGAGGAAGCTTCGGCCCGTGGAGGCGGCATACCGTGGCCAGAAAG GCTAcagctccctgccctgcatcccccaCGCCTGCTCCGGCCGCctggcctccagctcctgccttgAGCTCTGCCGGCCGCCGGCAAGCACCGCGCCGGCACGGCCACGGCCCCGTGTCCTGCTCAAGGCGCCCACCCTGGCCGAGATGGAGGAGATGAACATCTCTGAG GAGGAGGATTCTCCGGGCACGGAGGTGCCGCTGAAGCGGGACCGCTCCTTCTCTGAGCAGGACCTGGCACAGCTGCAGAGCCAGCTCGGGGGCGGCCAGGCTGCACCCCAGGATCCAGAGCCGCTGCAGCccgagccccggccccgctcag GATCCGTCCCCGCCAGCTGCCACCCGCTGCCAGACGGCTCAGCACCGCCCCGGGCTGCCCTCGGCGCCGTGGAGGAGAGGCCAGAGGATGGATCCGGCGCTGCCCCCGGCACCAGCTCCAAGCACCTCTGGCTT GATGCTGTGTGTCCATGCCGGGAGGCTCTGCCCGTggcacagggatgctctgggCCATGCTTCGTCCCCCTTCGCCAGCAGGAGTTCAGCCACCCTGTGGAGAGCCTGGCCCTCACCGTGGAGGAGATGATCAACGTGCGCAGGGTGCTGGTCAAGGCTGAGATGGAGAAGTTCCTGCAGAGCAAGGAGCTGTACAGCAGCCTGCGGAAGGGGAAG gtctgctgctgctgcagggccaAGTTCCCCCTCTTCTCGTGGCCTGCGGCATGCCTCTTCTGCAAGCG GTCtgtctgcagctcctgcagcctgaAG ATGAAGATGCCTTCCAAGAAGCTGGCTCACATCCCTGTCTACGCGCTGGGCTTCGAGAGCCTCCCGGGCTCGCTGCTGGCCAAAGCCCTGCCGCTGCGGAGGAGAGAGACCTTCCA CTCGCTCCCGGGCACGTGCTGGCGCCGGGTGGAAGAGGAGTTCCCCCACATCTACGCCCAGGGCTCCGTCCTGCGCGACGTCTGCAGCGACTGCGCCGGCTTCGTCACCGACGTCATCTGCTCCAGCCGCCGCAGCGTGGCCGTCCTCaacgccgcgccgtgccgcgccaTCAAGGCCCGTTCCCTCTACGGCGACTCCTGGCACAAGTGA